The following proteins are co-located in the Maridesulfovibrio sp. genome:
- a CDS encoding Crp/Fnr family transcriptional regulator, whose protein sequence is MPATEYNTAQIIDALQADPNLNKAELPALKELSRKVSQRKFKKGEFIFKAGDESNNFCLVESGKVILSKESPSGKSFTYLVATRGMTLNGITCFKPAPRIFSARVVEDSSIITIPCHEFKYWVENNPPVAMGILGTMGELLDGAYTRIIDLIDESVETRILNVLSMLSTRIGSELPLTNEDLAGMVGTSRESAARVISRLQDNGIVSKGRGSITVLDKEQLDETVSSPFFII, encoded by the coding sequence ATGCCCGCAACCGAATACAACACAGCGCAAATCATTGATGCCCTGCAGGCTGACCCCAACCTTAACAAAGCGGAACTGCCTGCTTTAAAAGAATTATCGCGCAAGGTCAGCCAGCGTAAATTCAAGAAAGGAGAATTCATATTCAAAGCCGGAGACGAATCAAATAATTTCTGTCTGGTGGAAAGCGGGAAAGTAATCCTTTCCAAAGAATCGCCGTCCGGTAAATCCTTCACCTACCTTGTCGCCACCCGGGGAATGACCTTGAACGGGATCACCTGCTTCAAACCCGCTCCAAGAATTTTCAGCGCCCGCGTTGTAGAGGATTCATCAATTATCACGATACCCTGCCACGAATTCAAATATTGGGTTGAAAACAATCCCCCCGTAGCCATGGGAATTTTGGGTACCATGGGAGAACTGCTGGACGGAGCATACACCCGCATCATTGATCTGATCGACGAAAGCGTCGAAACCCGCATTCTCAATGTACTCAGCATGCTCTCCACCCGCATAGGATCTGAACTCCCCCTCACCAACGAAGATCTTGCAGGAATGGTAGGGACTTCGCGGGAAAGCGCGGCCCGGGTTATATCCAGACTGCAGGATAACGGAATTGTTTCCAAAGGACGCGGCAGCATCACAGTTCTGGACAAAGAACAACTGGACGAAACAGTTTCCAGCCCCTTTTTCATTATTTAA
- a CDS encoding DUF190 domain-containing protein, translated as MHGYLITFFTQKNREQDGMPLADWIVEEARKIGVRGATLFSGQEGFGHDGRFHSGNYFDFEDKPQLVTMALTHDECDSLLSSLQAKQLRIFYTKSKVEFGFTS; from the coding sequence ATGCACGGTTATTTAATAACTTTCTTTACCCAGAAAAACCGCGAACAGGACGGTATGCCTCTGGCAGACTGGATTGTGGAAGAAGCCCGAAAAATCGGAGTGCGCGGTGCGACGCTATTCAGCGGACAAGAGGGCTTCGGCCATGACGGACGTTTTCACTCAGGCAACTATTTTGATTTTGAGGACAAACCGCAACTCGTAACCATGGCCCTGACTCATGACGAGTGCGACTCCCTACTTTCAAGCCTGCAAGCCAAACAGCTTCGGATCTTCTACACCAAATCAAAAGTTGAATTCGGATTTACCTCTTAA
- a CDS encoding DUF554 domain-containing protein, producing the protein MIGPYINGAALLAGSVAGAMIGPKLNANIRTRMPMVFGCASMGLGVAMIVKVKLLAPVMLALVVGSLLGEIIRLENIIQNFAAKARVVIEKLTRPSGDMNQEEFLDKFVALLVLFCMSGTGIYGSMTEGMTGDATLLIVKSILDFFTAPIFASTMGFTVGILVFPQFMVQGLLFLGASLILPLTTPDMLADFSSCGGLIMLATGFRICGIKQFPVANMIPALILVMPLSYLWATYLG; encoded by the coding sequence ATGATAGGACCATATATTAACGGTGCTGCACTGCTTGCGGGCAGTGTAGCCGGTGCCATGATCGGCCCGAAACTGAACGCCAATATCCGCACCCGCATGCCCATGGTATTCGGCTGTGCATCCATGGGCCTCGGCGTAGCCATGATAGTCAAAGTTAAACTTTTAGCCCCGGTTATGCTGGCCTTGGTCGTTGGATCATTGCTTGGTGAAATAATCCGTCTGGAAAATATCATCCAGAACTTCGCAGCAAAAGCCCGTGTTGTAATCGAAAAGTTAACCCGCCCCAGCGGGGATATGAATCAGGAAGAATTTCTGGATAAATTTGTGGCTCTGCTGGTTCTTTTTTGCATGAGCGGAACCGGAATTTACGGTTCCATGACCGAGGGAATGACCGGAGATGCTACCCTGCTGATAGTTAAATCAATCCTCGATTTTTTCACTGCTCCCATCTTCGCCTCCACCATGGGCTTTACCGTGGGCATTCTGGTCTTTCCCCAATTTATGGTTCAGGGCTTGCTATTTCTGGGAGCTTCCCTGATTCTGCCCCTGACCACCCCGGACATGCTGGCAGACTTCTCCTCCTGCGGGGGACTGATCATGCTCGCTACGGGATTTCGCATCTGCGGAATCAAACAATTTCCGGTAGCGAATATGATTCCGGCACTTATTCTGGTCATGCCCCTTTCATACTTATGGGCAACTTACCTTGGATAA
- a CDS encoding CatB-related O-acetyltransferase, whose product MKYPDPNTKHPVAGFPQVTFIKNFNENNNVIIGDYTYYDDPSGPENFFKNILYHFDFIGDKLIIGRYCAIARNVSFIMNGANHATGGFSTYPFFIFGSGWKDATPPAEHTSYKGDIVIGSDVWIGYDATIMPGVTIGHGSIIGAKSVVTKDVPPYSIVAGNPARVVRMRFDKETIAALLDAQWWEWEPEKVTRNLPAIIGSDMEQLQKAT is encoded by the coding sequence ATGAAATACCCTGATCCCAATACCAAACATCCGGTAGCAGGTTTTCCGCAAGTAACTTTCATCAAAAACTTCAATGAAAATAACAATGTAATAATCGGTGACTACACATATTATGATGATCCATCGGGACCGGAAAATTTCTTTAAAAACATATTATATCATTTCGATTTTATAGGAGATAAGCTGATCATAGGCCGCTACTGCGCCATTGCCCGAAATGTTTCATTCATCATGAACGGAGCAAACCATGCCACGGGAGGCTTTTCCACCTACCCGTTTTTCATTTTCGGTTCTGGCTGGAAGGATGCAACTCCTCCAGCAGAGCATACTTCCTACAAAGGCGACATTGTAATCGGCAGTGATGTCTGGATCGGATATGACGCCACGATCATGCCGGGAGTTACCATCGGACACGGCAGCATCATCGGAGCAAAATCCGTAGTAACAAAAGACGTCCCTCCATACAGCATTGTTGCCGGAAATCCGGCAAGAGTAGTTAGGATGAGATTTGATAAAGAGACAATCGCAGCGTTGCTGGATGCACAATGGTGGGAATGGGAACCTGAAAAGGTGACCCGAAATCTGCCTGCCATTATCGGCTCTGATATGGAACAATTGCAAAAAGCAACCTAG
- a CDS encoding patatin-like phospholipase family protein yields MKSNFFCRLVVLSLLLALLAGCGLKRNPIPAEMQAQACLPGYDQVRFFGDTTPKHMNKVMEKWAELSRMNKLPDEISFLSLSGGGADGAFGAGFLCGWTERGDRPTFGLVTGVSTGALIAPFAFMGSDYDPFIEMFYTTFETSDLVQQRSYVSAISGDSVYSTEPLKLALKEFVNHDFIAKIAVEHRKGRRLLVGTTNLDAMRPVYWDIGALAQYGTPEADQLIRDVILASASVPVAFPPVYFKVKAGDEIYDEMHVDGGVSNQVFCYPPSIHLADELEKIGEKRKITLYIIRNDALITEGVQVEPYIGGIAARSLAGLIRNQGIGDLYRMYYTAERDGVDFKLTFIPPDYNEESDELFSPVYMSKLFMLGHSMAKGPNPWHTAPPSTTARTGPDAVPAEVIIK; encoded by the coding sequence ATGAAGAGTAACTTTTTTTGCAGGCTGGTAGTTCTTTCCCTCTTGTTGGCTTTGCTGGCCGGTTGCGGGTTGAAACGCAATCCAATCCCGGCGGAAATGCAGGCTCAGGCCTGTTTACCCGGTTATGATCAGGTTCGTTTTTTCGGGGATACGACTCCGAAACATATGAATAAGGTCATGGAAAAGTGGGCCGAACTGAGCCGTATGAACAAGCTCCCGGACGAGATCAGTTTTTTGTCACTTTCCGGTGGCGGTGCTGACGGTGCTTTCGGGGCCGGATTTCTTTGCGGTTGGACCGAGCGCGGTGACCGTCCTACTTTCGGGCTGGTCACCGGGGTAAGTACCGGCGCGTTGATAGCTCCATTTGCTTTCATGGGTTCGGACTACGATCCTTTTATTGAGATGTTCTATACCACTTTTGAAACCAGTGATCTTGTGCAGCAACGTTCCTATGTCTCCGCCATTTCCGGTGACTCTGTGTATAGCACTGAGCCTTTGAAGCTGGCTCTTAAGGAATTCGTCAATCATGATTTTATAGCCAAGATTGCAGTGGAACATCGCAAGGGACGCAGGCTCTTGGTCGGTACCACGAACCTTGATGCAATGCGGCCTGTCTATTGGGATATCGGAGCCTTGGCCCAGTACGGAACACCGGAAGCGGATCAGCTTATCCGTGATGTAATCCTTGCTTCGGCATCCGTCCCGGTGGCCTTCCCTCCGGTTTATTTCAAGGTAAAAGCCGGGGATGAAATTTATGATGAAATGCACGTTGATGGCGGAGTCAGTAATCAGGTCTTTTGCTATCCGCCCAGTATTCACCTTGCCGATGAGCTGGAAAAGATCGGCGAGAAAAGGAAAATTACCCTGTACATTATCCGCAATGATGCTTTGATTACCGAAGGAGTACAGGTAGAGCCGTATATAGGCGGCATAGCTGCCCGCTCCCTTGCCGGACTTATCCGCAACCAGGGTATCGGTGACCTTTATCGCATGTATTACACTGCCGAGCGTGACGGAGTGGATTTCAAGCTGACTTTTATTCCCCCTGATTACAATGAGGAATCGGACGAGCTGTTCAGCCCGGTCTATATGAGCAAGCTTTTCATGCTCGGCCACAGCATGGCCAAGGGACCGAACCCGTGGCATACTGCTCCGCCTTCAACAACAGCCCGTACGGGACCGGATGCAGTTCCGGCTGAGGTTATTATTAAATAA
- a CDS encoding aldo/keto reductase, which yields MLYRKVPKTGEELSILGFGAMRLPMIDDKTIDEERAIAQIRNCIDNGVNYVDTAWPYHGGQSEGIVGKALKEGYREKVAIADKLPQYIVESREHMDEILNEQLRRLDVDCIDYYLIHAVEGNSWDRSVELGIKDFLDKALESGKIRYAGFSFHGVPEDFKRIVDDYPWTFCQIQYNFLDTENQAGTAGLKYAASKDIAVMIMEPLRGGNLSAPTPPDGVQDIFDQAEIKRAPVEWALRWVWNHPEVTVVLSGMNEEEHIKQNLAIASEAGANSLTDGELAIVDKVAARYKELMQVPCTGCAYCMPCPAGVRIPGCFELFNSAHMFKDKADHLKFQYAVFFSKEMAGESAYASQCVECGQCEEHCPQHIAIPEQLKRVVDYFEQDDMQDKVDMVANKQEN from the coding sequence ATGCTTTACCGTAAGGTACCTAAAACAGGAGAAGAATTATCAATCTTGGGCTTTGGTGCCATGCGCTTGCCCATGATCGATGACAAGACCATTGATGAAGAGCGGGCGATCGCACAGATTCGTAATTGCATCGATAACGGCGTTAACTATGTGGATACCGCATGGCCCTACCACGGCGGCCAGAGTGAAGGTATTGTAGGCAAGGCACTCAAAGAAGGCTATCGCGAAAAAGTTGCCATCGCCGATAAGCTGCCCCAATACATTGTTGAATCCCGTGAACATATGGACGAGATTCTTAATGAGCAGCTGAGGCGTCTTGATGTTGACTGTATCGACTACTACCTGATTCATGCTGTTGAAGGCAATTCATGGGACCGCTCCGTGGAGCTGGGCATAAAAGACTTTCTGGACAAGGCTCTTGAATCCGGAAAAATCCGCTATGCAGGTTTTTCCTTCCACGGCGTTCCCGAAGACTTCAAGCGCATTGTGGACGATTACCCGTGGACCTTCTGTCAGATCCAGTACAACTTTCTGGATACTGAGAATCAGGCCGGGACTGCAGGACTTAAATACGCAGCATCCAAGGACATCGCTGTTATGATCATGGAACCCCTGCGCGGTGGAAACCTCAGCGCTCCCACTCCCCCGGACGGAGTGCAGGATATCTTTGATCAGGCCGAAATCAAACGAGCCCCGGTTGAATGGGCCCTGCGCTGGGTCTGGAACCATCCCGAAGTGACCGTGGTCCTTTCCGGCATGAACGAAGAGGAACATATTAAACAGAACCTCGCCATTGCCTCCGAAGCCGGAGCGAATTCCCTGACCGATGGGGAACTAGCTATTGTGGACAAGGTCGCTGCAAGGTACAAGGAACTCATGCAGGTCCCCTGCACCGGCTGTGCATACTGTATGCCCTGTCCAGCCGGAGTCAGGATTCCTGGCTGCTTTGAACTCTTCAACAGTGCCCATATGTTCAAAGATAAGGCGGATCACTTGAAGTTCCAGTACGCAGTATTCTTCAGTAAGGAAATGGCAGGTGAATCAGCCTACGCATCCCAGTGTGTGGAATGCGGACAATGCGAAGAGCACTGTCCCCAGCATATAGCTATTCCCGAACAGCTTAAACGCGTCGTGGATTACTTTGAGCAGGACGACATGCAGGACAAAGTAGACATGGTTGCAAACAAGCAGGAAAACTAA
- the larC gene encoding nickel pincer cofactor biosynthesis protein LarC encodes MNILYYDCFSGISGDMNLAAMIDLGVSPDFLKTELAKLGLEDEFSLKTSQDSRKGIFGTRVDVELVQQHEHHHDHGHHHGHDHHHRHEHRNLKDIEELINSSDLNDKVKATSLAIFKRVAEAEAKIHGSTIYEVHFHEVGATDSIVDIVGAAICFHELEIDQVWCSSVELGGGFVNCAHGKMPVPAPATSEILAGSPTTQGAVQQETTTPTGAAILAELVDNFSDSPRMAVQKTAYGIGHRDNEIPNVLRVQLARTEPAATMPTVPVRLLQCNIDDMTGEMLGAALDQLMEDGAMDVHFTSIVMKKNRPATTLSLLCAAEDEDKFKRLIFKHTSTLGIKSIAIEKTVLDIYFDKLETPLGTVTMKNAILDGEVIRSKPELEDCRALARLHGIPLSEVYLQIGKVREI; translated from the coding sequence ATGAACATACTCTATTACGATTGTTTTTCAGGCATCAGCGGAGACATGAACCTCGCCGCCATGATCGATCTCGGCGTTTCTCCTGATTTCCTTAAAACCGAACTTGCCAAGCTAGGTCTTGAAGATGAATTCAGCCTCAAAACTTCACAGGATTCGCGCAAGGGCATTTTCGGTACCCGCGTAGATGTTGAGCTGGTTCAGCAGCATGAACATCATCATGATCATGGACACCATCATGGCCACGATCACCACCATCGCCACGAACACCGAAACCTGAAAGACATCGAAGAACTTATCAATTCCAGCGACCTCAACGACAAGGTCAAAGCGACCAGTCTGGCAATTTTCAAACGGGTCGCAGAAGCCGAGGCCAAGATTCACGGCAGCACTATCTACGAAGTCCATTTCCACGAGGTGGGTGCCACTGATTCCATCGTAGATATTGTAGGTGCGGCGATCTGTTTCCATGAACTGGAAATCGACCAAGTCTGGTGTTCTTCCGTCGAGCTGGGCGGAGGTTTCGTCAACTGCGCACACGGCAAGATGCCCGTGCCCGCCCCGGCCACGTCTGAAATCCTTGCCGGATCGCCCACAACTCAAGGTGCGGTTCAACAAGAAACCACCACTCCCACCGGAGCGGCGATTCTCGCTGAACTTGTAGATAACTTTTCTGATTCTCCGCGCATGGCCGTGCAGAAAACCGCATACGGCATCGGTCACCGGGACAACGAAATTCCTAACGTGCTCCGCGTGCAGCTAGCCAGAACCGAGCCCGCTGCAACCATGCCTACAGTTCCGGTGCGGCTGCTGCAATGCAACATTGACGACATGACCGGAGAAATGCTTGGTGCAGCGCTTGATCAACTTATGGAAGACGGAGCCATGGATGTACATTTCACCTCCATCGTCATGAAAAAGAACCGTCCGGCAACCACCCTTTCACTGCTTTGTGCCGCAGAAGACGAGGACAAGTTCAAACGCCTTATCTTCAAGCACACCAGCACACTGGGCATAAAAAGCATTGCCATTGAAAAAACAGTGCTCGACATTTACTTCGACAAGCTAGAAACCCCGCTCGGAACAGTTACTATGAAGAATGCCATCTTAGATGGAGAGGTAATTCGCTCCAAGCCCGAGCTTGAAGACTGCCGCGCTTTGGCTAGGCTGCACGGCATTCCTCTAAGTGAGGTATACTTACAGATTGGCAAAGTAAGAGAGATTTGA
- the larE gene encoding ATP-dependent sacrificial sulfur transferase LarE produces MDEPALKYKNLLEILAETGGAIIAFSGGVDSTLLLHAAKEVLGDKAIAASIATPYVPQWEQGEAREFAKQIGVKHVVVNMDFPAELRMNPPEHCYTCKKILFSKLLDVAQKNGVKHILEGTNIDDLSDYRPGIKALRELEIRSPFVEADLTKQDIRELSRRFNLPTWDKPSFACLLSRMPVDAEVTDQALQQVEQAEVFLIKIGFPAVRVRHHGEVARIEVPADRLQDFMDANEIHGINNKLKEFGYRHVALDLGGYKMGSLNKK; encoded by the coding sequence ATGGACGAACCTGCCTTGAAATATAAGAATCTGCTTGAAATTCTCGCTGAGACAGGCGGAGCTATAATTGCCTTCTCCGGTGGTGTGGACAGCACTTTGCTGCTCCATGCAGCAAAAGAAGTCCTCGGAGATAAAGCCATAGCCGCTTCCATCGCCACTCCCTACGTTCCGCAATGGGAGCAAGGTGAGGCAAGGGAATTCGCGAAACAGATAGGTGTAAAGCATGTTGTCGTAAACATGGATTTCCCTGCTGAACTGCGCATGAATCCTCCGGAGCACTGCTACACCTGCAAAAAGATTCTGTTCAGCAAGCTGTTGGATGTGGCGCAGAAGAATGGAGTTAAACACATCCTTGAAGGAACAAATATTGATGATCTCAGCGACTACCGTCCCGGCATCAAGGCCCTGCGTGAACTTGAAATCCGCAGCCCTTTTGTGGAAGCGGATCTGACCAAGCAGGATATCCGCGAGCTTTCCCGCAGATTCAACCTGCCTACATGGGACAAACCATCTTTCGCCTGCCTGCTCTCACGTATGCCTGTCGATGCGGAAGTTACAGACCAAGCATTGCAACAGGTGGAACAGGCCGAAGTATTTCTTATAAAAATAGGTTTCCCTGCCGTGCGGGTACGTCATCACGGTGAAGTTGCCCGCATTGAAGTTCCGGCGGATAGATTACAGGATTTTATGGACGCCAATGAAATTCATGGAATCAACAATAAGCTCAAAGAGTTCGGCTATCGTCATGTAGCGCTCGATCTGGGCGGCTATAAAATGGGCAGCCTTAATAAAAAATAG
- the larB gene encoding nickel pincer cofactor biosynthesis protein LarB, with the protein MTNDNLKNILNAVKDGSMDVVQGMEKLRDLPYQDIGHTKIDHHRSLRNGFPEVIYGAGKTPQQVGDIFEHMCGRNNVLATRVSLETAGHVTARFPHVEYNETANTLTCKSKKIEYNSGTVGIITAGTSDLDVAEEALVTCDMLGSRAAIISDIGVAGIHRMLDRIDEIRKFSVLIVIAGMEGALSSVIGGLVEQPIIAVPTSVGYGANFSGLSALLGMLTSCASGVTVVNIDNGFGAACAACKINKAIDR; encoded by the coding sequence ATGACCAACGATAATCTTAAAAATATATTGAATGCTGTAAAAGACGGCAGCATGGATGTTGTTCAGGGCATGGAAAAGCTGCGCGACCTGCCTTATCAGGACATCGGGCACACCAAGATCGACCATCACCGCAGCTTACGCAACGGCTTCCCGGAAGTAATCTACGGCGCAGGCAAAACCCCGCAACAAGTCGGCGATATTTTCGAACATATGTGCGGACGCAACAACGTGTTGGCTACGCGTGTTTCTTTAGAAACTGCCGGACATGTAACTGCCCGCTTCCCGCATGTGGAATACAATGAAACAGCCAACACCCTGACCTGCAAGAGCAAGAAAATCGAATACAACAGCGGCACGGTCGGCATTATCACCGCCGGAACATCCGATCTTGATGTAGCTGAAGAGGCACTGGTAACCTGCGACATGCTCGGCAGCCGCGCTGCCATAATCTCCGATATCGGGGTAGCCGGAATTCACCGCATGCTTGACCGCATTGATGAAATCCGCAAATTCTCGGTACTGATAGTAATTGCTGGAATGGAAGGAGCTCTTTCCAGCGTAATCGGCGGCCTTGTCGAACAGCCTATCATTGCAGTACCAACCTCAGTTGGCTACGGGGCCAACTTCTCAGGCCTGTCCGCCCTGCTGGGCATGCTCACTTCCTGCGCCAGCGGAGTGACAGTAGTTAACATTGATAACGGATTCGGTGCGGCCTGTGCAGCCTGCAAGATTAATAAGGCTATTGATCGCTAA
- a CDS encoding EutP/PduV family microcompartment system protein — MKKTMFVGETRSGKSSLIKALSGESYSPRRAMAVEHFGPFINTPGEFLENSWFYHALITSSADCKVLAIIQDATRRTSLFPPLFTSMFNRKVIGLVSKVDAPNADPDLAERFLKQAGAKQIIRTSSVSGEGIEQILSIISDQ; from the coding sequence ATGAAAAAAACCATGTTCGTGGGCGAGACCCGCTCCGGCAAAAGTTCGCTTATCAAAGCCCTTTCAGGTGAATCCTATTCCCCGCGCCGGGCCATGGCCGTTGAACATTTCGGTCCGTTCATCAACACCCCCGGCGAATTCCTCGAAAACAGCTGGTTCTACCACGCTCTGATCACTTCTTCCGCCGACTGCAAAGTCTTGGCAATTATTCAGGACGCCACCCGCCGGACCAGTCTTTTCCCGCCTCTTTTTACTTCCATGTTCAACCGCAAGGTCATCGGCCTTGTGTCCAAAGTCGATGCACCAAATGCTGATCCCGATTTGGCTGAACGCTTCTTGAAGCAGGCCGGAGCAAAGCAAATCATCCGCACCAGTTCTGTGAGTGGTGAGGGGATTGAGCAAATTCTATCTATTATTAGCGATCAATAG
- a CDS encoding BMC domain-containing protein, which produces MMDNENKQRIIQEYVPGKQVTLAHLIASPHRDIYLKLGLDDNSAGAIGIMTITPSEGVIIASDVATKAASVEIGFLDRFGGSLLLLGDVASVEASLRAVLDYFEGTLHYSSVELTRS; this is translated from the coding sequence ATGATGGACAATGAAAACAAACAGCGCATTATTCAGGAATACGTTCCCGGTAAGCAGGTTACCCTTGCCCATCTTATTGCCAGCCCGCACCGTGATATTTATCTCAAGCTGGGTTTGGATGATAACTCTGCCGGAGCTATCGGCATCATGACCATCACCCCCAGCGAGGGTGTGATCATCGCATCTGATGTTGCTACCAAGGCTGCTTCCGTTGAGATCGGATTTCTGGATCGTTTCGGCGGTTCTCTGCTGCTTCTGGGAGATGTTGCCAGCGTTGAAGCTTCACTTCGTGCTGTACTCGATTACTTCGAGGGCACCCTGCATTATTCTTCTGTTGAGTTGACTAGATCCTAA
- a CDS encoding BMC domain-containing protein, which yields MDLRTIGCVELNSVALGIHTADEMLKAASVELVMARPTCPGRYIVVICGDTGAVKSSVEVGCEIGGDMIVDHFTIPSIHADVIPALSGTSIVPRINALGVIETYTIASCILAADAAAKAANVSLIEVRMAAGLGGKAYVTMTGDVGSVKASVEAGIEGVGDGGPVHSHVVIPSPSEEIKAQLI from the coding sequence ATGGATTTACGTACTATCGGTTGTGTAGAACTGAACAGCGTTGCCCTCGGCATACACACCGCAGATGAAATGCTTAAAGCTGCATCTGTCGAGCTGGTTATGGCCCGCCCCACTTGTCCGGGCAGATATATTGTTGTTATTTGTGGTGACACCGGCGCTGTTAAGAGCTCCGTTGAAGTCGGTTGTGAAATCGGCGGTGACATGATTGTTGACCACTTCACCATCCCCAGCATCCATGCGGATGTTATCCCCGCATTGAGCGGTACTTCCATCGTACCTCGTATCAATGCTTTGGGTGTAATTGAAACCTACACCATCGCATCCTGCATCCTTGCTGCCGATGCCGCAGCAAAGGCTGCTAACGTAAGCCTGATCGAAGTCCGCATGGCCGCGGGTCTCGGTGGTAAAGCCTATGTAACCATGACCGGTGACGTCGGCTCTGTTAAAGCTTCTGTTGAAGCAGGAATCGAAGGCGTCGGCGACGGCGGCCCGGTTCATAGCCACGTAGTAATTCCTTCCCCCAGCGAAGAGATTAAAGCACAGTTGATCTAG
- a CDS encoding 4Fe-4S dicluster domain-containing protein, which yields MAVNIVDIIRETGVVGAGGAGLPTHVKAEAKVDTVLVNGASCEPLLMSDPYLMEAEVDTMIRGLEAIMDCTGAKKGIICLKGKHAKAVKAVQEAVARDGSGRLECFVLKDFYPAGDEQVLVYEVLGRTVPERGIPLQVGAVVSNTESLFNVALAMDGKPVTHRYLTVAGEIKNPMVVKVPVGTLVSDVLEFAGGPTISDYKVVDGGPMMGRVLPDTNQPVTKTTSGLLVLPPNHNVVAGKVMDPEKIRRITNTVCCQCSRCTDLCPRNLLGHSLHPHKLMRVIANNELDTEGAKEALLCSECGICEKFACPMMISPREVNAQIKKILMKERVTWESKGNELKANPFRESRAVPTKRLIQRLNLTKYDGHPEYAGEYTPSVVNIRLGQHIGAPAQCVVSVGDKVSCGDLIGEIPEGAMGARVHASIDGTVESVENGVVVIKK from the coding sequence ATGGCTGTAAATATAGTTGATATTATTCGTGAAACAGGTGTTGTCGGTGCCGGTGGTGCTGGACTCCCTACTCACGTTAAGGCTGAGGCCAAAGTGGATACCGTTCTGGTGAACGGTGCTTCCTGTGAACCGCTGCTCATGAGCGATCCCTACCTCATGGAAGCGGAAGTCGATACCATGATCCGCGGACTTGAAGCGATCATGGATTGTACCGGTGCCAAGAAAGGTATCATCTGTCTCAAGGGTAAACACGCCAAAGCCGTTAAGGCTGTTCAGGAAGCAGTTGCCCGTGACGGTTCCGGTCGCCTTGAATGCTTCGTACTTAAAGATTTCTATCCTGCCGGTGATGAGCAGGTGCTGGTATACGAAGTACTGGGCCGCACTGTTCCTGAACGCGGTATTCCCCTTCAGGTCGGTGCGGTAGTAAGTAACACCGAGTCCCTGTTCAACGTGGCTCTGGCCATGGACGGTAAGCCGGTAACCCACCGCTACCTGACCGTTGCCGGGGAAATCAAGAACCCCATGGTCGTTAAAGTCCCCGTGGGAACTCTTGTTTCCGACGTGCTTGAATTTGCAGGCGGACCGACCATTTCCGACTACAAAGTTGTAGACGGCGGTCCCATGATGGGCCGGGTTCTTCCCGACACCAACCAGCCGGTAACCAAGACCACCAGCGGACTTCTGGTCCTGCCTCCGAACCACAACGTGGTTGCAGGCAAGGTAATGGACCCCGAAAAGATCCGCCGCATCACTAACACTGTATGCTGTCAGTGTTCCCGCTGTACCGACCTTTGCCCGCGTAACCTGCTCGGCCATTCCCTGCATCCTCACAAACTGATGCGTGTAATCGCCAACAACGAGCTGGATACCGAAGGAGCTAAAGAAGCACTGCTTTGCTCCGAATGCGGCATCTGTGAAAAATTTGCCTGCCCCATGATGATTTCTCCTCGTGAGGTGAATGCTCAGATCAAGAAGATCCTGATGAAGGAACGTGTGACCTGGGAATCCAAGGGCAATGAACTGAAAGCCAACCCGTTCCGCGAAAGCAGAGCTGTCCCCACCAAGCGCCTTATTCAGCGTCTGAACCTCACCAAGTACGACGGCCATCCCGAATACGCAGGTGAGTACACTCCCTCCGTGGTCAACATCCGCCTCGGTCAGCACATCGGTGCTCCTGCGCAGTGCGTTGTTTCCGTCGGAGATAAGGTAAGCTGTGGCGACCTGATCGGTGAAATTCCTGAAGGCGCAATGGGTGCAAGGGTTCACGCCAGCATCGACGGAACTGTCGAAAGCGTTGAGAACGGTGTAGTGGTTATTAAGAAATAA